The following are from one region of the Lytechinus variegatus isolate NC3 chromosome 4, Lvar_3.0, whole genome shotgun sequence genome:
- the LOC121413836 gene encoding plasminogen-like, producing the protein MGRLFLLLAFTAVVGLVSSLPACTDDPNGSNYRGDLSVTLSGKTCQSWTSQTPHGHSRTPDNYPDAGLGNHNHCRNPDRAFTAWCYTTDPDRRWEYCAIGDFSRQCTDPEYYEEPSGTDYRGYVSTTRTGLECQAWTSQSPHGHSRTPENYPDAGLGNHNYCRNPDNSDFAWCYTTDAGTRWEYCNIGLPAFDED; encoded by the exons ATGGGCCGACTGTTCTTGCTTCTGGCATTCACTGCTGTTGTCGGGCTTGTTTCTAGCCTTC CGGCATGCACGGATGATCCAAATGGGTCAAACTACAGAGGGGATTTATCTGTAACTTTGAGCGGTAAAACATGCCAATCTTGGACATCTCAGACCCCTCATGGACACAGCAGGACACCCGACAACTACCCGGATGCAGGCCTTGGAAACCACAACCACTGCAGAAACCCTGACAGGGCCTTTACTGCCTGGTGTTACACTACTGATCCCGATCGCCGATGGGAATATTGCGCCATTGGTGATTTCAGTCGACAATGCACAG ATCCTGAGTACTATGAGGAACCCAGTGGCACCGATTACCGGGGATACGTCTCTACCACAAGGACCGGACTCGAATGCCAGGCATGGACCTCCCAGAGTCCTCATGGACACTCTCGCACTCCTGAAAACTACCCTGATGCTGGCCTGGGTAACCACAACTACTGCCGCAACCCTGACAACTCGGACTTTGCCTGGTGCTACACAACCGACGCTGGCACTCGCTGGGAGTACTGCAACATCGGGTTGCCAGCATTTGATGAAGACTAA
- the LOC121413835 gene encoding plasminogen-like has product MDRLFLLLALSTVVGVVSSIPACTDDPNGTNYRGDLSVTLSGKTCQSWTSQTPHGHSRTPDNYPNAGLGNHNHCRNPDRAFTAWCYTTDPDRRWEYCAIGDFSRQCTDPEYYEEPSGTDYRGYVSTTRNGLECQAWTSQSPHGHSRTPDNYPDAGLGNHNYCRNPDREDFAWCYTTDPNTRWEYCNIGLPAFDED; this is encoded by the exons ATGGACCGACTGTTCTTGCTTCTCGCACTCTCTACTGTTGTCGGGGTTGTTTCTAGCATTC CGGCATGCACGGATGATCCAAATGGGACAAACTACAGAGGGGATTTATCTGTAACTTTGAGCGGTAAAACATGCCAATCTTGGACATCTCAGACCCCTCATGGCCACAGCAGGACACCCGACAACTACCCGAATGCAGGCCTTGGAAACCACAACCACTGCAGAAACCCTGACAGGGCCTTCACTGCATGGTGTTACACTACTGATCCCGATCGCCGATGGGAATATTGCGCCATTGGTGATTTCAGTCGACAATGCACAG ATCCTGAGTACTATGAGGAACCCAGTGGCACCGATTACCGGGGATACGTCTCTACCACAAGGAACGGACTCGAATGCCAGGCATGGACTTCCCAGAGTCCCCATGGTCACTCTCGCACTCCTGATAACTACCCTGATGCTGGCCTGGGTAACCACAACTACTGCCGCAACCCTGACCGCGAAGACTTTGCCTGGTGCTACACAACCGACCCTAATACTCGCTGGGAGTACTGCAACATCGGGTTACCAGCATTTGATGAAGACTAA
- the LOC121412944 gene encoding ileal sodium/bile acid cotransporter-like, producing the protein MFEGQDKTINVSVVSYDGAVSVFFDSENSYTFEVMNQTFARLEMNNDSHFPVTAQVTLKGRHIGISNLRVFMSAVGSTNSTQVASLKVKVNVGNFLIQGILQYIFYIPLVCIFFMMGASMDLEEIASCFKHPIPIFVGFFCQFAIMPALSLGIVKMFGLDTGYALGLLLLGCCPGGKISNDLTILLDADYTLSVTMTACSTALALATMPLNIFIYTRFLIQSENIETPYGQIAMQIAILMTPILLGMLLKYKLPSIKDKVLKILKPIVAVVMLASAGLLIPFTLYIFLSPLYVYLAAFLLPVCGAFLGGFIAKLLQLPNNKVVAISMETGVQNGLFALVVLRAVYPSPEADLASSAPTLSFLSMLLIGIVLVIGKIVYTRFVKRKQGEDTENIIKIESDDQGKGKEENGKAVVLTSINTLDDDQIICKNNNKLVGISFPGGDAGGDSGGDGIFCG; encoded by the exons ATGTTCGAAGGCCAAGATAAAACCATCAATGTTTCAGTAGTTTCTTACGATGGTGCCGTTTCCGTTTTCTTCGACAGTGAAAACTCGTACACATTTGAAGTTATGAACCAGACATTCGCCCGACTTGAAATGAATAACGATAGCCATTTTCCTGTGACCGCCCAAGTGACTCTTAAAGGACGACACATTGGCATTTCTAATCTTCGGGTTTTTATGTCAGCAGTGGGATCTACCAATAGTACTCAGGTTGCATCTCTAAAAGTGAAGGTTAATGTCGGAAATTTTTTGATCCAGGGGATTCTCCAGTATATTTTCTATATCCCTTTGGTCTGTATATTCTTCATGATGGGAGCGAGTATGGATCTCGAAGAAATCGCAAGTTGTTTCAAGCATCCAATCCCGATCTTCGTCGGATTCTTTTGTCAGTTCGCCATCATGCCCGCTTTATCGCTGGGTATTGTGAAGATGTTTGGACTTGACACCGGGTACGCGCTGGGTCTTCTTCTATTGGGATGCTGTCCCGGCGGTAAGATTAGCAACGACCTAACTATCCTACTCGACGCTGATTATACCCTTAGCGTAACGATGACGGCTTGTTCGACGGCACTGGCTTTGGCAACGATGCCCttgaatatattcatatataccAGATTCTTGATTCAGTCAGAAAATATCGAAACGCCTTACGGCCAGATTGCTATGCAGATAGCCATTCTCATGACCCCTATCCTACTCGGAATGTTGCTTAAGTATAAGCTTCCATCAATCAAAGACAAGGTTTTGAAGATTTTGAAGCCCATTGTAGCAGTCGTAATGTTAGCATCTGCTGGCCTGCTGATTCCGTTTACTTTGTATATCTTTTTGTCTCCCTTATATGTTTACCTTGCTGCTTTCCTGCTACCTGTATGTGGAGCATTCCTTGGTGGATTTATTGCAAAACTGCTGCAACTTCCGAACAATAAAGTGGTTGCCATTTCTATGGAAACAGGGGTTCAGAACGGGTTGTTTGCTTTAGTTGTCCTTAGAGCCGTGTACCCTTCACCGGAAGCAGATTTGGCTTCTTCGGCGCCAACTTTATCCTTTCTGTCAATGCTTCTTATTGGCATCGTACTGGTCATCGGCAAGATCGTCTACACCAGATTTGTAAAGCGGAAGCAAGGCGAAGACACCGAAAATATCATCAAGATAGAGTCGGATGACCAAGGcaaaggaaaggaggaaaatgGAAAGGCAGTTGTCCTCACCTCTATAAACACGCTTGATGATGACCAAATTATAtgcaaaaacaacaacaaacttGTCGGTATCAGTTTTCCTGGTGGAGATGCTGGTGGCGATAGTGGTGGCGATGgg aTTTTCTGTGGATAG